The following nucleotide sequence is from Methylotenera sp. G11.
AGATAGATGATTTTACCGCTGTTTTTCAGGAACCGGCGGTTTTCCGGATTAAGCACGGCACCGCCGCCGGTGGCCACCACCGCATGGTCGAGCTGGCTAAGCTCCTCTATGGAGGCAGTTTCGCGTTTACGGAAGCCTTCTTCGCCTTCCAGCTCAAAAATAAGCGGAATCTTGACACCGGTCTTACGCTCGATCTCCACATCCGAGTCGTAAAACTCCCTGCCCAGCTGCTTTGCCAGCAGACGACCGATGGTCGTTTTTCCGGCACCCATGAGCCCGATAAAATAAATATTATTCAATTGTAAAACCCTTAATTTTTATCTGTTGCCAATATGCAATTCAGCAGCACATAAAACAAAATGCCCATCACTGTAATGATGGGCATTTTATGACAATCTGATGTTTCTGTCAGATTTTGCTTTTATTGCAGACTCATACGTTCATCCATGATTTTAGGCGTAATGAAGATCAGCAATTCGGTTTTATCTGTCGATAGTGATTTACGCTTGAACAGATTGCCCATGATAGGCAGGTCACCGAAGAACGGTATTTTTTCTACATCATTGCGGTCTTCCTGTTCATAGATGCCACCCAGGACCGCCGTTTCTCCGTTCGCCACCAGCACTTGCGTATTGATTGACTGCGTTTCAATCGCCGGCGCTTCAGTCAAACCGACACCGGTACGGATATATTGGCCAACCCGGTCTTTCTTGACTTCAAGATCCATGATGATCTTTTCATCAGGCGT
It contains:
- a CDS encoding shikimate kinase, with the protein product MNNIYFIGLMGAGKTTIGRLLAKQLGREFYDSDVEIERKTGVKIPLIFELEGEEGFRKRETASIEELSQLDHAVVATGGGAVLNPENRRFLKNSGKIIYLRAKVHDLYQRTRNDKSRPLLQGANPRQKLEQLYIARDPIYTELADYIVDTGAQSALEITGYIEQLLLRESAQA